A genomic segment from uncultured Vibrio sp. encodes:
- a CDS encoding succinylglutamate desuccinylase/aspartoacylase family protein → MATLFSDDVIQGHHVIHALDVEDLPFGEHKFWFRIATNALSQWQHLPVLVFKGQSRGKKVMITAGVHGDEYSGVLAAQKTARELIGAELAGAVTIIPGINLSGMLNKSRDFCSPDPDAARTNLNRFFPGNEFGNEANRYLHTLWNNLLKPNADLAIDLHTQTSGAAYPLYVFADFRIGDALKMARHINPDVILDDPGESGVLETAWNNVGVPSITVEVGAGRYTDQALIDRTVTGIFNILKQFALLSGASIPVKSCIEGREIVNVRAELGGFVLPQVNILETVDQGQLVAIQYDGFGDEILRYTAPSTGTVISHNVESIRSAGSLLVRLIK, encoded by the coding sequence ATGGCAACACTATTTTCCGATGACGTGATTCAGGGACATCACGTAATACATGCTCTAGATGTCGAAGACCTCCCATTTGGTGAGCATAAGTTCTGGTTTCGGATTGCAACCAACGCGCTTTCGCAATGGCAACACCTGCCTGTATTGGTATTTAAAGGTCAGAGTCGAGGTAAAAAAGTAATGATTACCGCAGGCGTTCACGGCGATGAATACAGTGGTGTGTTGGCGGCGCAGAAAACGGCAAGGGAACTGATCGGTGCCGAACTTGCTGGTGCAGTAACCATCATACCGGGAATCAATTTAAGCGGCATGTTGAATAAAAGCCGAGATTTTTGTTCTCCTGACCCGGATGCTGCACGCACGAACCTAAACCGTTTCTTCCCAGGCAACGAGTTTGGTAACGAAGCGAACCGCTACTTGCACACACTATGGAATAACTTATTAAAGCCAAATGCGGACTTAGCGATAGACTTACACACCCAAACCAGCGGTGCAGCCTACCCACTTTATGTCTTCGCAGATTTCCGTATTGGAGATGCTTTAAAAATGGCGCGTCATATCAATCCAGATGTCATTCTGGACGATCCAGGTGAAAGTGGCGTATTAGAAACGGCATGGAACAACGTCGGTGTACCGTCTATCACCGTAGAAGTTGGAGCGGGACGTTATACCGATCAGGCGCTTATCGATCGCACGGTCACAGGTATCTTCAATATTCTTAAACAGTTCGCATTGCTCTCCGGGGCTTCGATACCGGTAAAGTCTTGTATTGAAGGTCGTGAAATCGTAAACGTTCGAGCGGAATTGGGTGGTTTTGTTCTACCTCAAGTCAACATTTTGGAGACTGTGGATCAAGGCCAACTGGTGGCAATCCAATATGATGGCTTTGGTGACGAGATACTACGCTACACAGCGCCCTCTACAGGTACCGTGATCAGCCATAATGTTGAATCTATCCGATCTGCGGGATCATTACTTGTTCGTCTGATTAAATAG
- the ltaE gene encoding low-specificity L-threonine aldolase, with product MDFRSDTVTQPTQAMREAMFAAPVGDDVYGDDPTVNELEQYAAELAGFEAALFTTSGTQANLLGLMAHCDRGDEYLCGQQAHNYKYEAGGAAVLGSIQPQPVENNPDGTLSFDKLAAAIKPDDMHFARTRLLSLENTINGKVLPLTYLAEAREFVNKHNLKLHLDGARVFNAAVALDVPVKQIAQHFDSMTICLSKGLSAPVGSLLLGNKDYIAKARRLRKMVGGGMRQAGILAAAGKLAITEQVLQLKQDHINAKTLAQGLTELPGFSVNPDLVQTNIVFAKLAPQVDIANIAEKLKQQDIIITPGNPIRFVTHKDISEQDIDRFLSTLKSLL from the coding sequence ATGGACTTTCGTTCAGACACCGTCACTCAACCAACTCAAGCCATGCGTGAAGCCATGTTTGCGGCACCAGTTGGAGACGATGTGTACGGTGATGATCCAACCGTTAATGAGTTGGAGCAATACGCTGCAGAATTAGCAGGCTTTGAAGCCGCGCTTTTTACCACATCCGGCACTCAAGCTAACTTACTAGGCTTAATGGCGCACTGTGATCGCGGAGATGAATACCTTTGTGGCCAACAAGCGCATAACTACAAATACGAAGCTGGTGGCGCAGCGGTACTAGGTTCAATTCAACCTCAACCTGTCGAGAATAATCCCGATGGTACTTTATCCTTTGATAAGCTCGCAGCGGCAATCAAGCCAGACGATATGCACTTCGCTCGTACGCGCCTTTTGAGCCTTGAGAACACCATTAATGGTAAAGTTCTCCCACTGACCTACCTTGCCGAAGCTCGCGAATTTGTGAATAAACACAACCTCAAGTTACATCTTGACGGTGCGCGCGTGTTTAACGCGGCAGTGGCGCTCGATGTACCAGTTAAACAAATAGCGCAGCATTTTGATTCAATGACCATTTGTCTTTCAAAAGGTCTCAGCGCACCTGTTGGTTCTCTCCTTCTCGGTAACAAAGACTATATTGCGAAAGCGCGACGTTTAAGAAAGATGGTTGGTGGCGGTATGCGCCAAGCAGGTATATTAGCCGCTGCGGGTAAACTCGCGATTACCGAGCAAGTTCTCCAATTAAAGCAAGATCATATTAATGCAAAGACATTAGCTCAAGGATTGACAGAGCTCCCGGGATTCTCAGTCAATCCGGATTTAGTCCAGACCAACATTGTGTTCGCTAAGTTAGCGCCACAGGTGGATATCGCAAATATTGCGGAGAAACTAAAACAGCAAGACATCATTATTACGCCGGGAAATCCGATCCGCTTTGTGACCCACAAAGACATTTCAGAGCAAGATATCGATAGATTTTTATCTACCCTGAAGTCACTTCTTTAA
- a CDS encoding NUDIX hydrolase: MTKTIHKWKQISLVEEDVTLPTGQVITHTTINHPGAAVILPITENNDIVLVNQFRPSLNKWLLELPAGTREGAEDPLSCAKRELEEETGFSAERFTSLGQVTPLAGFCDEIQYLFVAEHLSETNRYQCDEDEVIEVVTLSLKQLEEKIIDGTITDAKTIACLSKARLCGYI; the protein is encoded by the coding sequence ATGACTAAAACGATTCATAAATGGAAGCAAATCTCGCTGGTAGAAGAAGATGTTACGCTACCAACGGGTCAGGTAATTACTCACACCACCATTAATCACCCCGGCGCGGCAGTTATCTTGCCTATTACTGAGAACAACGACATTGTCCTTGTTAATCAGTTTCGTCCTTCTCTTAATAAATGGTTACTTGAACTTCCAGCTGGAACGCGTGAAGGTGCTGAAGATCCATTATCATGTGCGAAGAGAGAATTGGAAGAAGAGACAGGGTTTAGCGCGGAAAGATTTACCTCTCTCGGTCAGGTTACGCCATTAGCGGGCTTCTGTGACGAGATCCAATATCTGTTTGTCGCAGAGCACTTAAGTGAAACCAACCGTTATCAATGCGATGAAGATGAAGTGATTGAAGTAGTGACATTGTCACTCAAACAACTAGAAGAAAAAATTATCGATGGCACAATTACCGATGCCAAAACTATCGCTTGCTTAAGCAAAGCTCGTCTTTGCGGGTATATTTAA